A stretch of the Saprospiraceae bacterium genome encodes the following:
- the rpoN gene encoding RNA polymerase factor sigma-54 — MIKQQLSQSLLQKLSPQQIQLMKLLQVPTAILDQRIQEEIESNPALEEGNEYDENYDADLKEGVNDQDNEFDLTEKEQYEKESQDELMNSDSFDDYLNNYMDDNTASYKYKTDDYGTQEEEHRSLPIAVENTFHDHLRKQIGLLKLKDENQFKIAMQLIGSIDDDGYLRREPNAIIDDLLFSQNIVVTEKEILELLYKIQSFDPPGVGARTLQECLLLQIRVKIKIATSKIQLKVLKLTEFILEKYFEEFTKKHYTKLQRVLNLTEAQLKVAVNEILKLNPKPSSGYVDQLPTNLVAGHFIVPDFTIVNRDGELELSLNSRNAPDLRINDQYLDMLRHYKDHKKSGNSNKQEKEAILFIKQKIESAKWFIDAIKQRQDTLYKTMYSIMQYQHDYFMTGDQKKIRPMILKDIAEITSLDISTISRVANSKFVQTEFGTKRLKDFFSESMQTEEGDEVSTLEVKKILSDLVQNESKRKPLSDEKLKNLLMRKGYNIARRTIAKYREQMNIPVARLRKELV; from the coding sequence ATGATTAAGCAGCAATTAAGCCAAAGTCTTTTACAAAAACTTTCCCCACAGCAGATTCAGCTGATGAAACTATTACAGGTTCCAACAGCGATTCTCGACCAACGCATCCAGGAAGAAATCGAATCCAATCCGGCTTTAGAGGAAGGCAATGAATACGATGAAAATTACGATGCTGATTTAAAAGAAGGCGTCAATGATCAGGACAATGAATTTGACCTTACTGAAAAAGAGCAATATGAAAAGGAAAGTCAGGATGAGTTGATGAACAGCGATAGTTTCGATGACTATTTAAACAACTACATGGATGACAATACAGCATCCTATAAGTATAAAACGGATGACTATGGAACACAAGAAGAAGAACATCGCAGTTTACCCATTGCAGTTGAAAATACCTTTCATGACCATTTACGCAAGCAAATTGGTTTGTTAAAACTCAAAGACGAAAATCAATTTAAAATTGCAATGCAATTGATTGGAAGCATCGATGATGATGGGTATTTAAGGCGAGAACCCAATGCGATTATTGATGATTTGTTATTTTCTCAAAATATAGTCGTAACGGAAAAAGAAATTCTGGAACTGTTGTATAAAATCCAATCCTTTGATCCGCCAGGTGTTGGAGCCAGAACGCTTCAGGAATGTTTGCTGTTGCAAATCCGGGTTAAAATTAAAATTGCAACAAGTAAAATTCAGTTGAAAGTATTAAAGTTAACCGAGTTTATTCTTGAAAAATATTTTGAAGAATTTACTAAAAAACACTATACCAAATTGCAGCGCGTTTTAAATCTCACCGAAGCACAATTGAAAGTAGCTGTAAATGAAATTTTAAAATTAAATCCGAAGCCCAGTTCAGGATATGTAGATCAATTACCTACAAATCTGGTTGCGGGTCATTTTATCGTACCGGATTTTACCATCGTAAATCGAGACGGAGAATTGGAATTAAGTTTAAACAGCCGCAACGCGCCGGATCTCCGGATCAATGACCAATATTTGGATATGTTGCGGCACTATAAGGACCATAAAAAATCAGGCAATTCAAATAAACAGGAAAAGGAGGCCATTTTATTTATCAAGCAAAAAATTGAAAGTGCCAAATGGTTTATTGATGCCATCAAACAACGGCAGGATACGCTCTATAAAACCATGTATTCAATCATGCAATATCAGCATGATTATTTTATGACCGGAGACCAGAAAAAAATCCGGCCGATGATATTAAAAGACATCGCAGAAATTACCTCCTTAGATATTTCCACGATATCGAGAGTTGCCAACAGTAAATTTGTACAAACTGAATTTGGAACCAAGCGTTTGAAAGATTTCTTTTCAGAGTCGATGCAGACCGAAGAAGGAGATGAAGTATCTACACTGGAAGTTAAAAAAATACTTTCTGATTTGGTTCAGAATGAAAGTAAGCGCAAACCGCTCAGTGATGAAAAATTAAAGAATCTATTGATGCGTAAAGGCTATAACATTGCGCGACGTACCATTGCAAAATACCGTGAGCAGATGAACATTCCGGTAGCCAGATTGCGCAAGGAACTGGTATAA
- a CDS encoding aminopeptidase P family protein, protein MTSLIPPRIAALKTVMSKARVDAYIIPTADPHQSEYVPEYWAGRYWISGFHGSAGTVVVTADHAGLWTDSRYFLQAELELKGSGVTLHKLLAQAQAEYMDWICSQLKSGQTVGCDFWCFSLAQIRAFDKKLTEKGLHLKDCGDLMEDIWENRPALSPEPIYEHALKYAGKSRELKLKSLREQLKLQKADYILLSALDEIAYLLNLRGKDVHCNPVFTSYLLVTMDHCDLFIPPDKLPEALEKKLAEDGIHVKNYFTIKSVVQAIKPGKKILIDPSTMNAKLAIQFPEGSLLSDVSPVMKMKALKSKAEIEHIRKVMEKDGAALVKAFMWLENLLKKSKNCTEHEFAMKIMEFRSQQPLYVGESFDAIVGYQANGAIIHYKPDAKKSATIKAKGILLVDSGGQYQDGTTDITRTIALSAPAPEVKKQYTAVLMGHIALADAIFPEGTKGIQLDILARQYLWNMSLNYSHGTGHGVGYFMNVHEPPQGFVTSWNQRGQSEMLEGMLTSNEPGYYEEGSHGIRIENLVINTLHTKSAKGNYLKFETVTLFPIDLKLVHSPMMTKQCINWLNNYHKEVYNRIAPHLDASEKKWLKEKCKAI, encoded by the coding sequence ATGACCAGCCTGATTCCTCCCCGTATTGCCGCTTTAAAAACCGTAATGAGCAAGGCCCGAGTGGATGCCTACATTATCCCAACCGCGGATCCTCATCAGAGTGAGTATGTGCCAGAATACTGGGCAGGTCGCTACTGGATTTCAGGATTTCATGGTTCTGCCGGAACGGTGGTCGTAACGGCTGATCATGCCGGTCTGTGGACGGATTCAAGGTATTTTTTACAGGCAGAACTCGAACTTAAAGGCAGTGGGGTGACGCTTCATAAATTACTGGCACAAGCTCAGGCAGAATATATGGATTGGATCTGCAGTCAGCTTAAATCCGGTCAGACCGTAGGATGTGATTTTTGGTGTTTTTCCCTGGCACAAATTCGTGCTTTTGATAAAAAACTGACTGAAAAAGGACTTCATCTGAAAGATTGCGGAGATTTAATGGAGGATATATGGGAAAACCGTCCTGCGCTGAGCCCCGAACCCATTTATGAACATGCTTTAAAATATGCAGGCAAATCCCGCGAGCTTAAATTGAAAAGCCTACGGGAACAACTCAAACTTCAAAAAGCGGATTACATCCTGCTTTCTGCATTGGATGAAATTGCTTATTTGTTGAATTTACGTGGAAAAGACGTGCACTGCAATCCGGTATTTACTTCCTATTTGCTGGTAACCATGGATCATTGTGATTTATTCATTCCACCAGACAAACTTCCGGAAGCCTTAGAGAAAAAATTGGCTGAAGACGGAATCCATGTAAAAAACTACTTTACGATAAAATCGGTGGTTCAAGCCATCAAACCGGGTAAAAAGATATTAATCGATCCATCCACGATGAATGCGAAACTCGCCATTCAGTTTCCAGAAGGAAGTTTACTGAGTGATGTCAGTCCGGTTATGAAAATGAAAGCCCTGAAATCCAAAGCAGAAATTGAGCACATCCGCAAAGTCATGGAAAAAGACGGAGCTGCGCTGGTAAAAGCCTTTATGTGGTTGGAGAATCTGTTGAAAAAATCCAAAAATTGCACCGAACATGAATTTGCCATGAAAATCATGGAATTCAGAAGTCAACAGCCTTTGTATGTGGGGGAAAGTTTTGATGCCATCGTTGGTTATCAGGCAAATGGTGCCATCATACATTATAAACCGGATGCCAAAAAATCGGCCACCATCAAAGCTAAGGGCATCTTATTGGTAGATTCCGGCGGACAATACCAGGACGGAACAACGGACATCACCCGGACCATTGCTTTGAGCGCTCCTGCACCAGAAGTAAAAAAACAATATACAGCAGTGCTCATGGGACATATAGCCCTGGCGGATGCCATTTTTCCGGAAGGGACTAAAGGCATCCAACTTGACATCCTGGCGCGTCAATATTTATGGAATATGTCTTTGAATTACAGCCATGGAACCGGACATGGGGTCGGATATTTTATGAATGTACACGAGCCTCCTCAGGGTTTTGTCACCAGCTGGAATCAACGCGGCCAAAGTGAAATGCTGGAAGGCATGCTTACTTCTAACGAACCCGGATATTACGAAGAAGGATCCCATGGCATCCGAATTGAAAATCTGGTGATCAATACCCTGCACACTAAAAGTGCCAAGGGCAATTATCTCAAGTTTGAAACGGTGACTTTGTTTCCAATTGATTTAAAACTGGTGCACAGTCCGATGATGACAAAACAATGCATCAACTGGTTAAACAATTACCATAAAGAAGTTTATAACCGCATCGCACCGCATTTAGATGCAAGTGAAAAGAAATGGCTGAAGGAAAAATGCAAGGCGATTTAA
- a CDS encoding lycopene cyclase domain-containing protein, with amino-acid sequence MRIPSISKLVFYWIPAAAMLVGYPFIGYDIIAGGFEIHGDQLISMQFLEGTYLYIIHHLLSFIPVFFFGIVLNWFDYRNAVWKELLVPLVMMALIFIAWDILFTALGVWRFNPAYIQGVSIINLPWEEVCWFFIIPFCSLFVYQIVKIRWSNPWGSARTLQFVLLVVLFGMYLLNMDRIYSATSLSMTISMIGLSLIVNWKGFGLFIASFLLLLIPMGLFNGMLTGLLTKEALVQYNSAEFGGIRILSFPIEDIGFGFGFLIGILLLSDFIKHRLSADYTLTK; translated from the coding sequence GTGAGAATTCCCAGCATTTCTAAACTAGTTTTCTATTGGATTCCCGCTGCGGCGATGCTTGTAGGGTATCCTTTTATCGGATATGATATTATTGCAGGTGGATTTGAGATTCATGGCGACCAGCTCATATCGATGCAATTTTTGGAAGGAACTTATCTATATATAATACATCACCTCTTGAGTTTTATTCCGGTATTCTTTTTTGGGATCGTTTTAAATTGGTTTGACTATAGAAACGCAGTTTGGAAAGAGCTTCTGGTGCCACTTGTGATGATGGCATTGATTTTTATTGCCTGGGACATCCTGTTTACTGCGCTCGGGGTATGGCGCTTTAATCCGGCGTATATACAGGGAGTGAGCATAATTAATTTACCCTGGGAGGAAGTTTGTTGGTTTTTCATCATTCCGTTTTGCAGTTTATTTGTGTATCAGATCGTCAAGATAAGGTGGTCAAATCCCTGGGGATCGGCAAGAACCTTGCAGTTTGTATTATTGGTGGTATTATTTGGAATGTATCTCCTAAATATGGATAGGATTTACAGTGCGACCAGTTTATCCATGACGATCAGTATGATTGGATTGAGTTTGATTGTTAATTGGAAGGGATTTGGCTTGTTTATAGCGAGTTTTTTACTGCTATTAATACCGATGGGACTATTTAATGGGATGTTGACCGGACTTTTGACCAAAGAAGCTTTGGTACAATACAATTCTGCAGAATTTGGGGGTATTCGAATCCTCAGTTTTCCTATAGAAGATATTGGATTTGGCTTTGGTTTTTTGATAGGAATTCTTTTGCTAAGTGACTTTATAAAGCACAGGTTATCAGCCGATTACACCTTAACAAAATAA